Proteins from a genomic interval of Chelonoidis abingdonii isolate Lonesome George chromosome 7, CheloAbing_2.0, whole genome shotgun sequence:
- the FAM114A2 gene encoding protein FAM114A2: MSEKAGSESLKAGASQKDENGQRVEEAGSVESSGREEDEPEPEPVALTRKRPEAKPSNEPIVAEEPVDQALKVSDSTEASQTGWGYWGSWGKSLLSTASATVATVGQGISNVIEKAETSLGIPSPSEISSEDKVVTGGGQSSEASSTSLADDSSSSPISGAFGVLSTFSTAVQSTGKSVISGGLDTLEFIGKKTMDVIAEGDPGFKKTKGLMNRNSTLSQVLREAKEKEEQRTATEVTMATEKKAHYGLLFDEFQGLSHLEALEMLSRESDSKVKSVINALSGEKLDMLKVELEQLKEAFSLAEFYDDEEEEKKGDEDFTKEITALFFELHISAKPDKLVAARKSAYEGIERLNVETPKEGNMSEENQQLDSGDADQDVQTSVEDIHAFAIRSLAELTAYSIEMFHKTAALVLHGQKQEVSATGRAKALSQMTIVLCKELSSLSKEFTTCLTTAGVKEKADVLNPLITGVFLEASNSASYIQDAFQLLLPVLQISLVQTRTELSQQ, encoded by the exons ATGTCTGAAAAAGCTGGCAGTGAAAGTCTGAAAGCAGGTGCCTCCCAGAAGGATGAGAATGGACAGAGAGTGGAGGAAGCTGGGTCCGTTGAGAGCAGTGGTAGGGAAGAGGATGAACCTGAACCTGAACCTGTGGCTCTGACTCGGAAAAGACCTGAAGCCAAACCCTCCAACGAGCCTATTGTTGCAGAAGAGCCAGTGGATCAAGCCCTGAAA GTATCTGATTCCACTGAAGCATCTCAGACAGGATGGGGATActgggggagctggggaaagtcacttctCTCCACTGCCTCAGCCACAGTAGCTACAGTAG GCCAAGGTATTTCGAATGTCATCGAAAAAGCAGAGACATCCCTTGGGATCCCCAGCCCTAGTGAGATCTCATCAGAGGACAAAGTTGTTACAGGAG GAGGCCAGAGTTCTGAAGCAAGCAGTACAAGTTTAGCTGATGACAGCAGTTCCTCGCCCATCAGTGGAGCTTTTGGAGTTTTATCCACTTTTTCTACAGCTGTTCAAAGCaca GGGAAGAGTGTTATTAGTGGAGGTTTGGATACCTTGGAATTCATTGGAAAGAAGACAATGGATGTGATAGCTGAAGGAGATCCTGGATTCAAGAAGACAAAAGGCTTAATGAACAGGAATTCTACACTGTCACAG gTCTTGCGAGAggcaaaggagaaagaagagcagcGGACAGCTACCGAGGTTACCATGGCTACCGAGAAGAAAGCCCATTATGGGTTACTCTTTGATGAGTTTCAGGGTCTTTCACATCTGGAAGCCTTGGAGATGCTTTCCAGAGAGAGTGATTCGAAG GTGAAGTCGGTTATAAACGCCCTCTCTGGAGAAAAGTTAGACATGTTAAAAGTGGAGTTGGAACAGCTCAAAGAAGCATTTTCATTAGCTGAATTTTATGAcgatgaagaggaagagaaaaagg GAGACGAAGATTTCACAAAGGAAATAACTGCACTTTTCTTCGAACTGCACATCTCTGCCAAGCCAGACAAACTAGTTGCG GCAAGGAAATCTGCTTATGAAGGGATTGAAAGACTCAACGTGGAAACTCCAAAAGAGGGGAACATGAGCGAAGAAAACCAACAGCTGGATTCAGGGGATGCTGACCAAGATGTTCAAACATCGGTAGAG GATATTCACGCATTCGCCATTAGAAGTCTGGCTGAACTGACCGCCTACTCcattgaaatgtttcacaaaactGCAGCATTGGTCCTACATGGTCAGAAGCAAGAGGTGTCAGCCACAGGCCGAGCCAAAGCCCTTTCACA aATGACTATTGTGCTGTGTAAAGAATTGTCTTCGCTATCTAAAGAGTTCACTACATGCTTAACAACTGCAGGG GTCAAAGAGAAGGCAGATGTGCTGAACCCATTAATCACTGGAGTGTTTTTGGAG
- the MFAP3 gene encoding microfibril-associated glycoprotein 3, whose product MKLLSCLLALIVSAGLPAAFALENVASNRTITPGSRSISLTASLYPVFRVLANSPAHHDIIAKEGASALIECKLNISQYEFILWYNSKAQLLNERDEGGRWLITDRILNITSVTFGDRGRYTCAATNRNGTSYYTVTLRVVFTSGDMSIYYMIVCLVAFTIILILNITRLCMMSSHLRKTEKAINEFFRTEGAEKLQKAFEIAKRIPIITSAKTLELAKVTQFKTMEFARYIEELARSIPLPPLILNCRAFMEEIFEAVRVDDPDEVGDTKQTQALTTQDAIYPINPELKRSNSPAGDSDDGSMNEQGQEIAVQVSVHLQSEIQSIDTVSHDSCHSLPSEEEVC is encoded by the exons ATGAAGCTCCTTTCTTGCCTGTTAGCTTTGATTGTTAGTGCTGGTCTGCCTGCTGCTTTTGCACTGGAAAATGTAGCTTCTAACAGGACAATTACACCTGGGTCAAGATCCATTTCTCTGACTGCTTCACTTTATCCAGTCTTCCGAGTCTTGGCAAATTCTCCAGCACATCATGATATCATAGCAAAGGAGGGGGCCAGTGCTTTAATTGAATGTAAACTGAACATCAGCCAGTATGAATTTATCCTTTGGTACAATTCAAAAGCACAGCTGCTCAATGAAAGAGATGAAG GTGGAAGATGGTTGATCACTGACAGAATCCTTAACATTACCAGTGTAACTTTTGGTGACCGCGGGCGGTACACCTGTGCAGCCACTAATCGTAATGGCACCTCCTACTACACAGTCACTCTGAGGGTTGTCTTCACATCGGGAGACATGAGCATCTACTACATGATTGTGTGTCTGGTCGCCTTCACAATCATCCTCATTTTAAACATCACCCGTCTGTGTATGATGAGCAGCCACCTCCGCAAGACAGAGAAGGCCATCAATGAGTTCTTCAGGACAGAAGGGGCTGAGAagcttcagaaagcctttgagatcGCCAAGCGCATTCCTATCATCACATCTGCCAAAACCTTAGAGCTGGCCAAAGTTACCCAGTTTAAGACTATGGAATTTGCTCGATACATTGAAGAGCTTGCTAGAAGCATCCCTCTCCCACCTTTGATCCTCAACTGTAGGGCATTCATGGAGGAGATCTTCGAAGCAGTGCGAGTTGATGATCCTGATGAAGTTGGTGACACCAAACAGACCCAGGCCCTTACTACCCAAGATGCAATCTACCCCATCAACCCAGAGCTCAAGCGCAGTAATTCACCAGCAGGGGACTCGGATGATGGCTCCATGAATGAGCAGGGTCAAGAAATAGCAGTCCAGGTATCGGTCCACCTTCAGTCAGAAATACAAAGCATTGACACTGTTTCCCATGACAGCTGCCATTCTTTACCATCTGAAGAAGAGGTCTGCTGA